Genomic window (Achromobacter sp. B7):
GTGCGGCCACCTATCGTCATCGCCTGACGAAGGCCGACGCGGACCAGGACGCGCGCTAAGGCTGTAACAAGCGACACGGCATGTGAACGCCGGAAATCGTGCTGCAACGCGGCAATATCACTGACAGGGGCCAACCGCCCCTGTTTTTCTTTGTGCGGCGACAGCGGGGCGGCGGGGGGCTTGAAGCGGGCTTGAAACGTAACCTTACGAAATCACGTCGCTGGTCATGTGCCCGGCGCACAGTCGTGGGATAGTGGTTTTCAACAAGCGGCGCAGCGGTACTGAAGACGGCACCGCTTTCGGTTCAATCTCGGTTCAATTCTAGTAAGGAGCTGGCCATGAACGTACGACCCATGCATACGAAACGCCTTGCGGCATCCCTTTGCGCGGCAGGCTTGATGCTGGCTGCGGGGGCGGTCCACGCGGCAGATGCGATCGGCCGCGCTGCCATCCAGTCCCAGTACGAGCAGGACGTGGCGAACTGCAAAAACGGCAAGACCAACCAAGACCGCACGACCTGCATGCGCGAAGCCGGTGCGGCGCGCGATGAAGCCCTGCGCCAGAACCTGAAGGACGGCTCTTCCGACCAGCTTCAGCAAAACATGGTGGATCGCTGCAACCGCCTGCCCGCGGGCTCGCGCCAGGATTGCCTGACCCAGATGACTTCGCCCACCAACGTGCGCGGCAGCGTGCAGGGCGGTGGCGTGCTGCGTGAAACGGTGATCCAGGTGCCGGCCGGCACGGTCCCGCCCGCCAGCACTGTCCCGCCCGCCGGCACCATGCCGTCGACCGGTGCGATGCCGCCGGCCACATCCCCCGGCATGGCGCCGCCGCCTGCGGCGCCGGGTGCGCCGATGCGCTGATCAGCGCGCGCCGCAAGCCTATCGGCCCGGCCGAGGCGCAACAGCCGCCACATTCAGGCAAAATGGCGGCTGTTGCGCCTTGCGCGCTTTTACGCTTGCCCCCATCACGCACCCATGTCCGACGTCATTGCCCTGATTTTCGACTTCGACGACACGCTGGCCTCGGACAGCACGTCCGGTTTCCTGGAAAGCATCGGCGTGGACACGGCCTCGTTCTGGAAGGACGAGGTCGACCCCTTGCTGTCCAAGCAAGACTGGGACCCGGTGCCCGCCTATCTCTACAAGATGATCCAGCTGTCGCAGGCCGGCAAGCACGGCCTGATCACGCAGCAGCGCCTGAAAGAGTGGGGCGCCAGGCTGGATCTGCATGATGGCGTGCCCACCTTGTTTTCCAGGCTGCGCGCGGCGGTGCGCGCCGAGCAGCCGCAGGTCCAGCTGGAGTTCTACCTGATCTCAAGCGGCATCGGCGACGTGGTCCGCTCGACGCCCATCGCGCACGAGTTCACCGAAATCTGGGCTTCCGAATTCGTCTACGGCGACGATGGCGGCATCACCTTCCCGCGCCGCATCGTCAGCTTCACCGACAAGACGCGTTATCTGTTCCACATTCAGAAAGGCATCATCGGCCGCGACTTTCGCAACAAGCCCTTCGAGGTCAACCGCAAAGTGCCCGAAGACCGGCTGCGCGTGCCGTTCGACCAGATGGTGTTCGTGGGCGATGGCTACACCGACATCCCTTGCTTTTCGCTGATCCGCCGCGCGGGCGGCTTCGCCTTTGGCGTCTGGGACCCCAAGCACCGCGACAAACGCAGCCGCGCCTGGGGCTTTATCGAAGAAGGCCGCGTGTCCAACCTGAACCAGGCCCGCTACGACGAAGAAGCCGAGCTGTATCAGTGGCTTGAAGAAGCCGTGACCAGCCTGGCCGGCCGCATCGCCCTGAAGTCACGGGTGTACCGTGGTTGAGGCCGGCCCGCTGGCGGCAGTGCCCGCCTGGACGGCCGAAGACGCGCGCTACATCGAACTGGCGCTGCAAGAAGCCCAGGCCGCTTATGACATCGGCGAAGTACCCGTGGGCGCGCTGGTGGTTTCCGCGCAAGGCGAAATCCTGGGGCGCGGCTATAACCGCACCATCATTGACCACGACCCCACCGCCCACGCCGAAATCGTGGCGCTGCGCAACGCGGCGCGGCGCCTGGAAAATTACCGTTTGCCCGGCATCACCGTCTACGTCACGCTGGAACCGTGCGTCATGTGCATCGGCGCCATGCTGCACGCGCGACTGGCTCGCGTCGTCTTCGGCGCCTACGACCCCAAGACCGGCGCCTGCGGCAGCGTGCTGGACGTGGGCGCCGTGCCGAAACTCAACCATCACACTTCAGTCACCGGCGGCGTGCTGGCGGAACCTTGCGGCGATTTGCTGCGCCGGTTTTTCCGTGAACGCCGCGCCAAGGAATCCATCGCATGAGCACCCGCAAACCCGCCAAATCCGCCTCCAAAAAGGCGGCTACCTCGGCGGCCGCCGCCCACGATCATGACCATGGGCTCGCCTGCGGCGAGGACTGTGGTCACGATCACAGCCACGATCATGCAGACGGGCAAGTCATGCCGGACGCCCGCGGCATCTACCTGATCTCGCCGTCCTCCGCCGTACGCGACCCCGCCACGGTTGAATTGGCGCGTGAACGCTTGCAGCAGCAAGGCTTCAAGACGGCGGTGGACCGCAGCGCCTATGCGGTGCATCAGCGTTTCGCGGGCACCGACGCGCAGCGCGCCGCCAGCCTGGTGCGCGCCACCAAGCAAAAGCTGCCCATCGTCATGGTCACGCGCGGCGGCTACGGCATGGGCCGCCTGCTGGACCAGATCGACTGGACGGCCATGGCCGACAGCGGCAAGCGCTTTGTCGGCATGAGCGACTTCACGGCTTTCAACTTGGCGCTGCTGGCCAAGACGGGCGCCGTCAGCTACAGCGGCGCCACCGCCGTGGCGGACTTTGGCGGCAAAAAGGTCGACGACCTGACCGAAGCCCTGTTCGGCGAAGTCATGCGCGGCGAGCTGGAAATCCTTAGCTTCGAAACCCAGGACGCCGACCCGGTGGACGCCCGCGGCATCCTGTGGGGCGGCAACCTGGCCATGGTGGCGTCCTTGGTCGGCACCCCGTATTTCCCGAAGGTGCGCGGTGGCATCCTGTTTCTGGAAGACGTGGCCGAACACCCGTATCGCGTTGAACGCATGCTGATCCAGCTGGCGCAGGCCGGTGTGCTGGCCAAGCAAAAGGCCATCGTGCTGGGCCGTTTCACCGACTACAAGCTGGCCCCGCACGACAAGGGTTACGACCTGCACGAAGTGGTGGCGTGGCTACGCAAGACGGTCAAGGTGCCGGTGATTACGGGCCTGCCGTACGGCCATGTGGCCACCAAGGCCACGCTGCCCATCGGCCAGAAGGTCGGCATCGCCACCGAGAAGGGCCTGGCCCATCTGGTGCTGGACGAACACCACCACTGATCCGGGCAGGCGAGCGCCCGTTTGCTACACTATCGGGTTTCCTCGCATGCGTCTTCGGACGCCTACAGACTCAAAATACCGTGATATCCACAGCCAATCTCACCATCCAGTTCGGTCCCAAGCCCCTTTTCGAGAACGTCAGCGTCAAGTTCGGGGAAGGCAACCGGTACGGGCTGATCGGGGCCAATGGGTCCGGTAAGTCGACGTTCATGAAGATCATCGGCGGCGACCTCGAAGCGTCCGGCGGCAACGTGTCGCTGGAGCCGGGCGTGCGCCTGGGCAAGCTGCGCCAGGACCAGTTCGCGTTCGAAGACCTGCGCGTGCTGGACGTCGTCATGATGGGCCACACCGAAATGTGGGCCGCCATGTCCGAGCGCGACGCTATCTACGCGAACCCGGAAGCCACCGAAGACGACTACATGCGCGCGGCCGACCTGGAAGCCAAGTTCGCCGAGTACGACGGCTACACCGCCGAAGCGCGCGCCGGTGAACTGCTGCTGGGCCTGGAAATCGCCGTGGACCAGCACAACCTGCCCATGCGCGAAGTGGCCCCGGGCTGGAAGCTGCGCGTGCTGCTGGCGCAGGCGCTGTTCTCGAACCCCGACGTCCTGCTGCTGGACGAGCCCACCAACAACCTGGATATCAACACCATCCGCTGGTTGGAAAACGTGCTCAACAGCTACCAGAGCACGATGATCATCATCAGCCACGACCGCCACTTCCTGAACCAGGTGTGCACGCACATGGCCGACGTGGACTATGGCGAAATCCGCATCTACGCGGGCAACTACGACGACTACATGCTGGCTTCGACGCAGGCCCGCGAGCGCCTGGTGTCCAACAACGCCAAGGCCAAGGAACGCGTCGCCGAACTGCAAGACTTCGTTCGCCGCTTTGCCGCCAACAAGTCCAAGTCGCGCCAGGCCACCTCGCGCTTGAAGCAGATCGACCGCATCAAGGCGGACCAGGTCGTGGTCAAGCCGTCGTCGCGCCAGAACCCGTACATCCGCTTTGAACAGAACAAGGTCATGCACCGCCTGGCGGTCACGGTCGAAAACCTGACCAAGGCCTACGACGCGCCGGTCATCACCAAGTTCTCGGCAATGGTGGACGCGGGCGAAAAAATCGCCATCATCGGCGCCAACGGCGTGGGCAAGACCACCTTGCTGCGCTTGCTGGCCACGGAACTGCAACCGGATTCAGGCTCGGTGAAATGGTCCGATAATGCCGACCTGGGCTACATGGCGCAGGACGTTTCCGACCAATTCCTGCAAACCGACATCAACTTGCTGGACTGGATGGGCGACCATCGCCAGCCGGGCGACGACGACCAGTCGATCCGTTCGGTGCTGGGCCGCCTGCTGTTCTCGGCGGACGACCTGCCCAAGGCGCCCAAGGTGCTGTCCGGCGGCGAAAAGAACCGCATGACCTTCGGCCGCCTGATGCTGGGCCGGCACAACGTCATGCTGCTGGACGAGCCCACCAACCACCTGGACATGGAATCGATCGAATCGCTTCAGTTCGCGTTGGAAAAGTACGAGGGCACGCTGGTGTTCGTGTCGCATGACCGCGAATTCGTGTCCGGCCTGGCTACCCGCGTGATCGAAATCCTGCCCTCGGGCGAGATCATCGATTACCGCGGCGGCTACGAAGACTATCTGGAATCGCGCGGCATCGAAGCCTGAGCCCGCTGGGAGGCATGTCGGCCTGACGTTGGCCGACGTGTCAGCCACCCATCCCGTCCATCACGGCGCGCCTCTCGGGGCGCGCCGCGTTGTTTTCAGCCGTGCCGCTGTTCAGCAAGCTGCAATATTGATTGCGCTATCATCGGGTTTACCCTGAGCCGCTCGGCCAGGCATTTTTTTTTCCAGACCAATGTCCCCCACACCGCACAGCACGCCGGACGGCGCGCCGATCAGCACGTACGCGCTGACGTTTCGCATCGTCGCTATCGCCTTCTTCACCTTCATCTGCTACCTGGCCATCGGCTTGCCGCTGGCGGTGTTGCCCGGTTATGTGCACGACAAACTGGGCTATGGCACGGTGCTGGCCGGGCTGGCGATCAGCGTGCAGTACGTGGCCACCTTGCTCAGCCGCTCGCACGCCGGGCGCATGGCGGACACGGTGGGCCCGAAGCAAACCGTCGTGATCGGCATGATTGCCTGCGCGGCAAGCGGCGTTTTCCTGCTGCTGGCCTATGCCTTCGAACGTAGCGCCTGGTTGAGCATGACGGCAATCATCGTCAGCCGGCTGGCGTTGGGGTTCGGGGAAAGCTGGGTGGGCACGGGGTCGGCCACGTGGGCCATCGCGCGGGTCGGGCCGCTGCACACGGCGCGCGTCATCTCGTGGAACGGCATCTGCACGTATGGCGGCTTGGCGCTGGGCGCACCGCTGGGCGTGACGCTTGAGCGGGAATGGAGCATGGGCGCGCTGGGCGGGGCGGTGTTGCTGCTGGGTCTGGGGGGCTTGGGGCTGGCCGTCAGCCGCGCGGCGGTGTCTATCGTCGGCGGCCACCGGATGGCCTTCAAGAGCGTGGTGCTGCGCGTCTTCCCGCACGGCATGGCGCTGGGGCTGGGGTCGGTCGGTTTCGGCACCCTGGCTGCCTTCGTGGCGCTTTACTACACCAGCATGTCCTGGGAAGGCGCGGCCCACGCGCTCAGCGCCTTCGGGTGCGCGTTCATCGGGGTGCGGCTGCTGTTTGCCGGCACCATTACGCGCTATGGCGGTTTTCGCGTGGCGCAGGTTTCCTTCCTGGTGGAAGCGGCGGGCCTGCTGTTGCTGTGGCTCGCGCCCAATCCTACGGCCGCGCTGCTGGGCGCCGCGTTGACGGGATGCGGGTTCGCGTTGATTTTCCCTGCCATCGGCGTCGAAGCGGTGGCGCGCGTGCCGGCGGGCAGCCGAGGCGCGGCGCTGGGTGCCTATTCGGCGTTTCTGGACTTGGCGCTGGGCGTCACCGGCCCCATCGCCGGCTATATCTCCAGCGGCTATGGCTACCCGCCTATCTTCCTGTCCGCCGCCCTGGCGGTGGCGATCGGGTTTGTGATTGCGTACGGGCTGCAACGCCACGCCAGCCGGCAAGCCGTCGCCCAGACCGCAACCCGCTAGGCCTTCCTGTCTTTATTCATATAACGGGAAGCTTTAAAGACATTCAATATTGATCGTTTGAATTCATATAACGAATTGTTAGATTTAGGCCTCGTCTTCACGCGCGCCCACGATTCGTTCCATGAACCTGACCTTCGATCACGTCCACAAGCACTTCGGCGACCTGCCCGTGGTGGACGACTTCACCAGCGACATCAAGCCCGGTGAACTCGTCGCCCTGGTCGGCCCCTCTGGCTGCGGCAAGTCCACGCTGCTGCACCTGGCGGCGGGCCTGGAACAGCCCACGCAGGGTCGCGTCCTGGCCGACGGCAAGCCCGTGTCCGGCCCGCACCCCAGCCGCACGCTGGTATTCCAGGAACACGCGCTGTACCCGTGGCTGACGCTGGAAGACAACGTGGCGTTGGCGCTGGAATTTCAAAACATCCCCAAGAAGCGCGCCCGCGAAGGCGCTCGCCAATGGCTGGCGCGCGTCAGCCTTGCCGGCTTCGAACACTACTATCCGCATCAGGTGTCCGGCGGCATGCGGCAACGCGCTGCACTGGCGCGCGCCTTCATCGCCCAGCCCCAAACCATGCTGATGGACGAGCCGTTCGGCGCGCTTGACGCGCTGACCCGCCTTAGCCTGCAAGACGTGCTGCGCCAGCTGATCGCCCAGGAAAAGCCTACCGTCCTGCTGGTTACGCACGATGTCGACGAAGCGCTGTTCCTGGCCGACCGCATTGTGGTCTTCAGCCCGCGTCCGGCGCGTGTGTTGCGCGAATTCAACCTGGCGCATCGTGCCAAGACGCACGACCTGTCTGACCTGGCCGCTGAAAAGCGCGAGATCCTGCGCCTGCTTGGCATCGCCGTGGACGGCTCGCAAGCCCATGCCGACATGGCGCTGGCTGCCTGACCCATCCTGGCTTGAACCCATCCTTATCCGTCGCGGCGTTTTCGCGCCGCCACCTTTGAATTCCCTGGAGCTTTACCCATGAAATTGAAGCAATGGCTGTCCCTGCCGCTAGCGGCCGCGCTGCTGGCCGCGGCCCCCGCGATGGCCGCCGAAAAATTCCGCGTGGGCTATCTGCGCGTCATGGACGACGCGCAAGCCATCGTCGCGCAAGAGGGCGGTTTTTATAAGAACGCGGGACTGGATTCCGAGCTGATCGAATTCAAGTCCGGCACCGATCTCATCAAGGCCATCGTCGGCGGTCAGCTGGATATCGGCGTCCTGGGCTTCACCAACGCTGTCGCGTGGGCCTCCAAGGGCGCCGACCTGAAAGTGGTGGGCGGCGCGCAGCAGGGCTATCACTCGCTGATCGTGCGCGACGATTCCGGCATCAAGGACATCGCCGGCCTGAAGGGCAAGACGCTGGCCTCGCAAGCCGAAGGCAGCACGGCCGACGTGGTGTTGAAGGGCGTGGTGCTCAAGCAGGGCAACCTTAGCGCCGACGACGTCAACATCATGGGCGTCAGCCCGGCCGTTGCCGTGCAGTCGCTGGTGGGCAAACGCGTGGACGCGGCCTTCCTGTTCGAGCCCTATGACCGCATCGCGCAACTGGTGGCGCCGGTCAAGCAGATCTACGAAGTGGGCCAGGCCTGGCCGTTCCCGTGCATGGTGGTGATCACCTCCGGTGAGACGCTGGCCAAGCGCAAGGACGATGTCTGGAAGGCGTTGGACGCGCAGAACCAGGCCATTACGCTGCTGCAGAAAGAGCCGGCGCAGGCGTCCAAGCTGATCGCGTCGTACTTCATTGCCGAGCCTACGCTCAAGACGCTGTCGCGGGGCGAGCTGCCGCGCGAAACGGTGATCGCCGAGGCCATCAGCACCCAGGTCTTCACGCCCAAGCTTACGCAGAAAGACACGGCGCGCATGCAGGAAATCGCCGATATCCTGCAAGCCCAGGGGTCGCTGAAAACGCGTGACGGCAAGCCGTACGACGTGTCCAGCATTGTTGATCTGTCCTGGCAAGAGGCGCGCAAACTTTGAGCTCGTCTACCCGAGTGACCGGCGCCCGCAAGCATCTTGCGGGCGTTTTGGGCGTCCTGTTCATTCTGTTGTTGTGGCAGCTGGCGGCGTTCGCCTTGCCTGATTTCCTGATGCCGGGCGTGCCGGCCGTGGTCCAGCGCCTGTTCGAGGACCTGGGCAAGCAGTCGTTCCATCAAAGCCTGATGGGCACGCTGGGCCGGCTGGGCGCGGGCTACGGACTGGCGCTGGTGGCAGGGATCGGTTTCGGCCTGGTGGCCGCCGTGCTGTTCTTCTTTCGCGAAGTGCTGCGCAGCGCCATCGTCATCCTGCAATCGATTCCTTCTATCGCCTGGGTGCCGCTGTTCCTGATCGTGATGGGCTTTGGCAACACGCCCATCATCGTCGTGGTCGCGCTGTCGGCGTTTTTTCCCGCCGCGCTCAGTGTCATGAACGCCACCGAATCCGTGCAGCGTGTGCATGTGTCGGCCGCGCGCGTGATGGGCGCGACGCGGTGGGGCCTGGTCAAGCGGGTGTACCTGCCCGCCGTCATGCCCGAACTGATCACCGGCGCGCAGCTGGCCTTCGGCAACGCCTGGCGCGCGCTGATCTCGGCTGAAATGCTGATCGGTTTCGGCAAGGGCCTGGGACGTTCGCTGGCGTACTCGGGCGAAATCGCCGACATGACGGGCGTGATGACGAACATCCTGGTCATTGCCGTCCTGGCCGCGCTGATCGACCAGTTTGTGCTTGAAAACCTGAAGCACCGTCTGCTTCGGTATCAGTACGTTTGACTGAGTATTGGCTGAGTATTGGCGCCTGAATTCAAGGTTGCCGATCAGCCAGCATGGCAGTCCAAACCCAAGTCCAAACCCAAGTCCAAACCCAAGTCCAAAGCCAAAGTCCCAGCCTTAGTTCAAGTTCCAGCCCATGTTTCAGCCCACGCGACTCTTGCGCCGCCTTGCCCTGACCACAGCATGCATGCTGCTGGTCGGCACAAGCGCGGCGCATGCCCAGCCGGCCCCCTTTACCGCAGCCCATGCGCGCGGGGAACTGGTGGTGGGCGTGCCGTATCTGGCGCCGCCGCCCGTGGCCGGCGCCAAGATCCGTACGCCCGACGGGCTGGACGCGAACATGGCCGAACGCCTGGGCGCCAGCCTGAAGCTGCCCGTCCGTTTGCAACAGGTGACGGCGGATGAGGCCGACGCGGCACTGGCGGCCGGGAAAGTGGACGTGGTGCTGGCCGATGATGCCGACGCCCAGCCCGCGCCGGCTACCGTCGCCGTGCAACCCACGGGCTACCGCGCGCGCCCCAAGGCGGTGATACGCAGCGACACCCGCCTGCGCAAGCCGGCCGACGCAAAGGGGCACACCGTCTGCATGGCCGAAGCGGACACCCACGCCCGATCCCTGGCGGCAAGCTGGGGCGCGGCGGTGCGCACGTACCGCGTGCCGTCCGATGCGCTGGTAGCGGTGCGCGAAGGCGCTTGCGACGTCGGGCTGGTGGATGACGCCGTTTGGGAACCGCTGGTGCGCTTTCCAGAGTGGAAGAAGTTCTCGTCAACGCTTGCCGCCGACGGCGAGACCCGTGAACGGGTGTGGCTGCTGCCCGCCTCGGACACGGTCAGCCGGGCCTGGATGGCGAACGAAATGCGCGCCTGGAGCGAAGCTGGCGCCTGGAAGGCGATGACCGCGAAATGGGCGCGCGATGTGGCCTTCGACGTCTATCTTGACCAGGAAGTGCCCGACTGCCACGGCTAGCGGCGGGCCCTGGCCCAGCACTTACAATGCCGGGCATGACGCACACGTTGACCGCTTCCTGCTCGTATCAGGAAGACATCAAGAAAAGCCGCTTTGTCGCCTACGCCGCCCCGGTTGCCACCGTGGACGAGGCGATGCGTTTCTTTGCCGAACACAGTGATCCCGAGGCCACCCACAATTGCTGGGCCTATCGCATTGGGCAGGAATATCGGTTCAACGACGATGGCGAGCCCGGCGGCACGGCCGGCCGCCCCATCCTGCAAGCCATTGAAGGGCAGGACATGGACCGCGTGGCGGTGCTGGTGGTGCGCTGGTATGGCGGCATCAAGCTGGGCGCGGGCGGGCTGGTGCGGGCCTATGGCGGTTGCGCCGCCAATTGCCTGCGCCTGGGGCAGCGTACCGAAATCGTGGATCTTGCCACGGTGACATGCACCTGCGGTTTCGCGGAATTGGCGTTGTTGAAGTCGCGCCTGGCGCAAGCCGGGGCGGTGGTGCAACAGGAAGACTTCAACCCGGACGGCGTGTCGCTGTGCTTCGTCGTGCCGCGCAGCGCGCTGGGTGACCTCGAGGTCACTGTCGCCAACATCACGCGCGGACGCTCGGCGTGGGAGCTCGTGTCCTGAGCCGCCGAATAGACCGCGCACCCCAACGGAAAGGGGCCCGCTGTGGGGCCCCTTTGTCATTTACGCGTTCTGGCTGTCTTGCGCCGCGGCGATTTCCTGGTGGACCTTTTCCATGTCCACCTCCTTGATCTTGGCCAGCAGCTCGTTGAGCTGCCCGCCCGACAAGGCGCCGGGTTGCGAGAACAGCAGGACTTTCTCACGGAAGACCATCAGCGTGGGAATCGAGCGGATTCCCAGGGCGCCAGCCAGTTCCTGCTCGACGTCGGTGTTCACCTTGGCGAACGTGACATCGGTGTGCTCGGTCGCGGCCTGCTCAAAAACTGGAGCAAAGCCACGGCACGGGCCGCACCACGGAGCCCAGAAGTCGACGATCAGGGTACCGTCCGGCGTGATGGCGTCCTGGAAGCTTTCTTTGGTGAGTTCAACAATACTCATTTTGGATCCTTGCCGCGGAGCGCGGCGCAAAAAGTCGGTGTCGAGATCCGGGGTGTGCCTGCCCCGGCCTGATTCGGCGACGCTTTATGTGCCACGCGCTCTGGCGTAATAGTAGAGCCGGCGATGGCAGCGTCGCAATGGTTGGCGCAGTGGAGAGCGCAGTCAGCGGTGCTTAGACCGCAGTTTTTGTAGAGACGCCGGCATCGTTCTTCAACGACGCGACGATCTCGAAAGAGCGCAGGCGATCCGCGATATCGAAGAAGTCGGACACGATCATGACTTCGTCGGCCTCGGTTTCGGCCACCAGGGCCTCCAGCCGCCGCTTGACGGTGTCCGGCCCGCCCACGATGGAAGCGCCCAATCTTTGATTGACCGCCTCACGCTCCCATTCGTTCCACAAACCATCCATGTTGTCGACCGGCGGCTGCAATTGCAGGCGGTGGCCGCGTACCAAAGACAGGAATTTAAGCTGCTGCGTGGTCGCCTGGCGCCGGGCGGCTTCATCGGTTTCGGCCGCCACGACCGGCACGCCGATCATCGCGTAAGGACGCGACAGCGTGGCCGACGGCTTGAACAGGTGCCGGTACAGGCGCATGGCCGCCATGCCTTCGGGCGAGAAATGCCCCGCAAACGAAAACGGCAGGCCCAATTCGGCAGCCAGGCGGGCGCTGAAATCGCTGGAACCCAGCAGCCAGATCGGAATGTCCAGCCCTTCGCCGGGAATGGCGCGCACGGGCTGCCCAGGGCGGGAAGCCGCCAGGAAGCCGCGCAATTCTTCCACCAGCGCCGGAAATTCCAGGCCGCTGCGGGGGCCACGGCGCAGCGCGTGCTGCGTGGCGCCATCGCTACCGGGCGCGCGGCCCAGGCCCAGGTCAATGCGGCCGGGGTAAAGCGTTTCAAGGGTGCCGAACTGCTCGGCAATGATCAACGGCGCGTGGTTGGGCAACATGATGCCGCCGGAGCCAACGCGCAGCGTGCTCGTGTGTCCGGCCACATGGCCGATCAGCACGGCCGTCGCGCTGGAAGCGATGCCGTTGATGTTGTGGTGCTCGGCCAACCAGAAGCGGTTGTATCCCAGCTTCTCAACGTGCTGGGCCACCGCCACGGTGTTGCGAAACGCGTCCGCGGCATCGCGGCCCTGAACTATCGGGGCCAAATCCAGGACCGAAAACGGGATGCGGGCAAGGGCGCTCATGCGGACGTCTCCTGGTTCAAGGCAACGGCACGACAGGACGGCAACACGGGGACAAAGCGGATAGGGCGCAAGGTGAACTCCATACGAGATACATGGGGAGTGTATCGACGAATTCAACCGAAGCAGGCAGCAACCTTGCGGCCGGGCGGGTTGTATTGGCGGGCGCTATGCCCGCCATTGCACCACGCTATTCCGGAAAGAACGCGTACCGGATCACGAACAGCACGGCCACCAGCCACGTGGCCGGGTGCACGTCGCGGACCTTGCCCGTGGCGGTTTTGAGGACCACATAGCTGATGAAGCCGAAGGCGATGCCGTTGGCGATCGAGTACGTGAACGGCATGACCAGTGCGGTCAGCGCGGCCGGGGTCGCTTCGGTGACTTCGTTCCAGTCGATATCGATCAGTTCGCGCATCATCAGGCCGGCCACGTAGAGCAGGGCGGGCGCGGTGGCGTAGGCGGGGACGGCGCCGGCCAGCGGCGAGATGAACAGGGCGGCCAGGAACAGCAGCGCCACGACCAGTGCGGTCATGCCGGTACGGCCGCCGGCCTGCACACCCGATGCGCTTTCCACGAAGGCCGTGGTGCTGCTGGTGCCCAGGGCCGAGCCGGCGACGATGGCGGTGCTGTCCGCGAACAGAGCGCGGCCCAGGCGGTTGGGCCGGCCTTCGGGGACCAGGCCGGCGCGCTTGGCCACGCCCACCAGCGTGCCGGTCGCGTCGAACACTTCAACCAGCACGAACACCAGGATCACGTGCACGAAACCGCTGTGCAGCGCGCCCATGACGTCCAGTTTCAGGAAGGTGGGTGCCAGGCTGGGCGGGGCCGAGAAGATGCCCTTGAACTCGTTGTAGCCCAGCGCCATCGACAGCACGGTGACCACGATGATGCCGATCAGGATGGCGCCGCGCACGCGCAACGCATCCAGCGACGCAATGATGAA
Coding sequences:
- a CDS encoding HAD family hydrolase, encoding MSDVIALIFDFDDTLASDSTSGFLESIGVDTASFWKDEVDPLLSKQDWDPVPAYLYKMIQLSQAGKHGLITQQRLKEWGARLDLHDGVPTLFSRLRAAVRAEQPQVQLEFYLISSGIGDVVRSTPIAHEFTEIWASEFVYGDDGGITFPRRIVSFTDKTRYLFHIQKGIIGRDFRNKPFEVNRKVPEDRLRVPFDQMVFVGDGYTDIPCFSLIRRAGGFAFGVWDPKHRDKRSRAWGFIEEGRVSNLNQARYDEEAELYQWLEEAVTSLAGRIALKSRVYRG
- the tadA gene encoding tRNA adenosine(34) deaminase TadA, with product MAAVPAWTAEDARYIELALQEAQAAYDIGEVPVGALVVSAQGEILGRGYNRTIIDHDPTAHAEIVALRNAARRLENYRLPGITVYVTLEPCVMCIGAMLHARLARVVFGAYDPKTGACGSVLDVGAVPKLNHHTSVTGGVLAEPCGDLLRRFFRERRAKESIA
- a CDS encoding LD-carboxypeptidase, translating into MSTRKPAKSASKKAATSAAAAHDHDHGLACGEDCGHDHSHDHADGQVMPDARGIYLISPSSAVRDPATVELARERLQQQGFKTAVDRSAYAVHQRFAGTDAQRAASLVRATKQKLPIVMVTRGGYGMGRLLDQIDWTAMADSGKRFVGMSDFTAFNLALLAKTGAVSYSGATAVADFGGKKVDDLTEALFGEVMRGELEILSFETQDADPVDARGILWGGNLAMVASLVGTPYFPKVRGGILFLEDVAEHPYRVERMLIQLAQAGVLAKQKAIVLGRFTDYKLAPHDKGYDLHEVVAWLRKTVKVPVITGLPYGHVATKATLPIGQKVGIATEKGLAHLVLDEHHH
- a CDS encoding ABC-F family ATPase, giving the protein MISTANLTIQFGPKPLFENVSVKFGEGNRYGLIGANGSGKSTFMKIIGGDLEASGGNVSLEPGVRLGKLRQDQFAFEDLRVLDVVMMGHTEMWAAMSERDAIYANPEATEDDYMRAADLEAKFAEYDGYTAEARAGELLLGLEIAVDQHNLPMREVAPGWKLRVLLAQALFSNPDVLLLDEPTNNLDINTIRWLENVLNSYQSTMIIISHDRHFLNQVCTHMADVDYGEIRIYAGNYDDYMLASTQARERLVSNNAKAKERVAELQDFVRRFAANKSKSRQATSRLKQIDRIKADQVVVKPSSRQNPYIRFEQNKVMHRLAVTVENLTKAYDAPVITKFSAMVDAGEKIAIIGANGVGKTTLLRLLATELQPDSGSVKWSDNADLGYMAQDVSDQFLQTDINLLDWMGDHRQPGDDDQSIRSVLGRLLFSADDLPKAPKVLSGGEKNRMTFGRLMLGRHNVMLLDEPTNHLDMESIESLQFALEKYEGTLVFVSHDREFVSGLATRVIEILPSGEIIDYRGGYEDYLESRGIEA
- a CDS encoding MFS transporter — encoded protein: MSPTPHSTPDGAPISTYALTFRIVAIAFFTFICYLAIGLPLAVLPGYVHDKLGYGTVLAGLAISVQYVATLLSRSHAGRMADTVGPKQTVVIGMIACAASGVFLLLAYAFERSAWLSMTAIIVSRLALGFGESWVGTGSATWAIARVGPLHTARVISWNGICTYGGLALGAPLGVTLEREWSMGALGGAVLLLGLGGLGLAVSRAAVSIVGGHRMAFKSVVLRVFPHGMALGLGSVGFGTLAAFVALYYTSMSWEGAAHALSAFGCAFIGVRLLFAGTITRYGGFRVAQVSFLVEAAGLLLLWLAPNPTAALLGAALTGCGFALIFPAIGVEAVARVPAGSRGAALGAYSAFLDLALGVTGPIAGYISSGYGYPPIFLSAALAVAIGFVIAYGLQRHASRQAVAQTATR
- a CDS encoding ABC transporter ATP-binding protein; translated protein: MNLTFDHVHKHFGDLPVVDDFTSDIKPGELVALVGPSGCGKSTLLHLAAGLEQPTQGRVLADGKPVSGPHPSRTLVFQEHALYPWLTLEDNVALALEFQNIPKKRAREGARQWLARVSLAGFEHYYPHQVSGGMRQRAALARAFIAQPQTMLMDEPFGALDALTRLSLQDVLRQLIAQEKPTVLLVTHDVDEALFLADRIVVFSPRPARVLREFNLAHRAKTHDLSDLAAEKREILRLLGIAVDGSQAHADMALAA
- a CDS encoding ABC transporter substrate-binding protein, with the protein product MKLKQWLSLPLAAALLAAAPAMAAEKFRVGYLRVMDDAQAIVAQEGGFYKNAGLDSELIEFKSGTDLIKAIVGGQLDIGVLGFTNAVAWASKGADLKVVGGAQQGYHSLIVRDDSGIKDIAGLKGKTLASQAEGSTADVVLKGVVLKQGNLSADDVNIMGVSPAVAVQSLVGKRVDAAFLFEPYDRIAQLVAPVKQIYEVGQAWPFPCMVVITSGETLAKRKDDVWKALDAQNQAITLLQKEPAQASKLIASYFIAEPTLKTLSRGELPRETVIAEAISTQVFTPKLTQKDTARMQEIADILQAQGSLKTRDGKPYDVSSIVDLSWQEARKL